In one window of Tellurirhabdus rosea DNA:
- the pyrF gene encoding orotidine-5'-phosphate decarboxylase — MTRDELYQQILRKKSYLCVGLDTDIRRIPEHLRREKDPIAAFNRQIIEATAEFAVAYKPNIAFYEALGPKGWESLQRTLEYIPKECFTIADAKRGDIGNTSGLYARTFFDPDSSGLDFDSVTVAPYMGRDSVEPFLEFPNKWVILLALTSNPGSGDFQRLESADGPLFETVIRTSQQWAGPDRLMYVVGATRADQLARIRELAPDHFLLVPGVGAQGGSLEEVSRSGMNDHCGLLVNASRSILYASDGPDFARKAADEAQSMQREMAAFL; from the coding sequence ATGACCCGCGACGAACTTTACCAGCAGATACTCCGCAAGAAATCATACCTCTGCGTCGGCCTCGATACCGACATAAGACGCATCCCGGAACACCTCCGCCGCGAGAAAGACCCGATTGCCGCCTTCAATCGCCAGATCATTGAAGCCACCGCCGAGTTTGCCGTCGCCTACAAACCCAACATTGCCTTCTACGAAGCCCTCGGCCCCAAAGGCTGGGAAAGCCTTCAGCGCACGCTGGAATACATCCCGAAGGAGTGTTTTACCATCGCCGACGCCAAACGGGGGGATATCGGCAACACCTCGGGCCTGTACGCCCGCACCTTTTTCGACCCCGATTCGTCGGGCCTTGATTTCGACTCGGTGACGGTTGCGCCGTACATGGGACGCGATTCCGTGGAGCCGTTTCTGGAATTTCCGAATAAATGGGTGATTCTGCTGGCGCTGACCTCCAATCCGGGCAGCGGCGATTTTCAGCGACTGGAAAGCGCCGATGGGCCGCTGTTTGAGACCGTGATCCGCACCTCGCAGCAGTGGGCCGGTCCCGACCGGCTGATGTACGTCGTGGGTGCCACCCGCGCCGACCAGCTGGCCCGTATCCGCGAACTGGCCCCGGATCACTTCCTGCTGGTGCCGGGCGTAGGCGCGCAGGGCGGTAGCCTGGAAGAAGTGTCCCGCTCGGGCATGAACGACCATTGCGGCCTGCTGGTCAACGCTTCGCGCAGCATCCTCTACGCTTCCGACGGACCGGATTTTGCCCGTAAAGCGGCCGACGAGGCCCAAAGCATGCAGCGCGAAATGGCGGCATTTCTGTAA
- a CDS encoding DUF2851 family protein: protein MVSEDFLYFIWQFQYFGHIGLKTTNGEPVQVLHPGYRNRDSGPDFTNARLLIGAVEWAGTVEIHCRPADWYLHRHQHDRAYDTVILHVVWEDSGSTPLQRPDGTLIPTLVLKDRTDAGLLGRYQKLLKETGPILCAGRFGEVDGLHRTAMLDAALLRRLERKAEAVRAVYAATGQDWEETVYRLLATAFGFKVNAEPFERLARTVSLKYLQKHRDSLLQVEALLFGTAGLLEEVPEDEYVLALRREHRFLASKYGLTEQILPAVVWKWAKLRPAGFPTLRLAQLARLVVSQRSLSGLCLDENEPQTLLRWLQVTPSDYWQTHYRFGKTAREGASALGEAAARMLLINVVAPVLAAYAEHRREPVYLDRAVALLESLPPEDNRIIRLWQTLGLPVRTAFDSQAALELYNQYCLEKRCLSCRVGAQLMRL from the coding sequence TTGGTTTCCGAAGATTTTCTCTACTTCATCTGGCAGTTCCAGTACTTCGGCCATATCGGTCTGAAGACCACGAACGGCGAACCCGTGCAGGTCCTGCACCCCGGCTACCGCAACCGCGACTCCGGCCCGGATTTTACCAATGCCCGGCTGCTGATCGGAGCGGTCGAATGGGCCGGGACGGTCGAAATTCACTGTCGCCCCGCGGACTGGTACCTGCATCGCCACCAGCACGACCGCGCCTACGACACGGTTATTCTGCACGTGGTCTGGGAAGACTCCGGCTCGACGCCCTTGCAACGACCCGACGGGACCCTTATTCCGACGCTTGTGCTGAAAGACCGCACCGACGCCGGTCTGCTGGGCCGCTATCAGAAGCTGTTGAAAGAAACCGGGCCGATTCTCTGCGCCGGTCGTTTCGGGGAGGTGGATGGTCTGCACCGGACGGCGATGCTCGATGCGGCTCTGCTCCGGCGTCTCGAACGAAAAGCCGAAGCGGTGAGGGCCGTCTACGCCGCGACGGGGCAGGATTGGGAAGAAACGGTGTACCGCCTGCTGGCAACCGCCTTTGGTTTTAAGGTGAATGCCGAGCCTTTCGAACGGCTGGCGCGGACCGTTTCGCTGAAATACCTGCAAAAACACCGGGATTCGCTGCTGCAGGTGGAGGCGCTGCTCTTTGGAACGGCGGGGCTGCTGGAGGAAGTGCCCGAAGATGAGTATGTGCTGGCCCTGCGCCGGGAACACCGTTTTCTGGCCAGTAAGTACGGCCTGACCGAACAAATACTTCCGGCGGTGGTCTGGAAGTGGGCCAAACTGCGCCCGGCGGGTTTTCCGACGCTGAGACTGGCGCAGTTGGCGCGGCTGGTGGTCTCGCAGCGGAGCCTTTCGGGCTTGTGTCTGGACGAAAACGAGCCGCAGACGTTGCTGCGCTGGCTCCAGGTCACGCCTTCGGACTACTGGCAGACGCATTACCGCTTCGGCAAAACCGCCCGGGAAGGAGCCTCCGCGCTCGGAGAAGCCGCCGCCCGCATGCTGCTCATCAATGTCGTGGCCCCGGTTCTGGCCGCATACGCGGAACACCGCCGCGAACCCGTTTACCTGGACCGGGCGGTCGCGCTGCTGGAAAGTCTGCCGCCCGAGGACAACCGGATCATCCGCCTCTGGCAAACCCTGGGCCTACCCGTCCGGACCGCTTTCGATTCGCAGGCCGCCCTTGAACTCTACAACCAGTACTGCCTGGAAAAACGGTGCCTGTCGTGCCGGGTGGGCGCTCAGTTGATGAGGCTATAA
- a CDS encoding YciE/YciF ferroxidase family protein, with protein sequence MASFTDQLAKFFGMNETDTGLRELFISELKGIYYAEKQFADAQPQMAEAATTDVVRDAFEQHRAETQNQIRRIEQIFSSLGVAVDDMKCNAADGLVEDGQVVIANTESGSLTRDAGLIIAGQKVEHHEIAAYGSLHSLARLLGYHDAARLIEESLQEEKNTDRKLTEVAESFINERAKMETDGHDDMHSGMRSTVGDGDYGRTGSNYSGQVGSERSSDYSDTLSGNRMSDSNRMSDSNRMSESDRMGMSDRDYGTTGSTGNTGYGTGQGTENYADRGSYSSGSDSDDDRNRIRRTNSGGTDMDDVVGGSTTGV encoded by the coding sequence ATGGCTTCATTCACTGATCAACTTGCCAAGTTCTTTGGCATGAATGAGACGGACACCGGTCTTCGCGAATTATTCATCAGCGAACTGAAAGGTATTTACTACGCCGAAAAGCAGTTCGCCGATGCCCAGCCGCAAATGGCTGAAGCCGCCACCACCGACGTTGTCCGGGATGCCTTCGAACAGCACCGGGCCGAGACCCAGAACCAGATTCGCCGGATCGAGCAGATTTTCTCTTCGCTCGGCGTAGCCGTTGACGACATGAAGTGTAATGCCGCCGATGGTCTGGTTGAAGACGGTCAGGTAGTTATTGCCAACACGGAATCGGGCTCGCTGACGCGTGATGCCGGTCTGATCATCGCCGGTCAGAAGGTAGAACACCATGAAATTGCCGCCTACGGTTCGCTGCACTCGCTGGCCCGCCTGCTGGGTTACCACGACGCAGCCCGCCTCATCGAGGAAAGCCTGCAGGAGGAAAAGAACACCGACCGCAAGCTGACGGAAGTGGCCGAGTCGTTTATCAACGAACGCGCCAAGATGGAAACCGACGGCCACGACGACATGCATTCGGGCATGCGCTCGACGGTCGGCGACGGCGACTACGGCCGGACCGGCAGCAATTACAGCGGCCAGGTAGGCTCCGAGCGCAGCTCCGACTATTCGGATACGCTGAGTGGTAACCGGATGTCTGACAGCAACCGCATGTCCGACAGCAACCGGATGTCCGAAAGTGACCGGATGGGTATGTCGGACCGTGATTACGGCACGACGGGTTCTACCGGCAACACGGGCTACGGCACCGGCCAGGGAACAGAAAATTACGCGGATCGGGGCAGCTATTCGAGCGGCTCGGATTCCGACGACGACCGCAACCGCATCCGCCGCACCAACTCGGGCGGCACGGATATGGATGACGTTGTCGGCGGCTCAACTACGGGCGTCTAA
- the rfbC gene encoding dTDP-4-dehydrorhamnose 3,5-epimerase produces the protein MEVRKTSIEGLVEIFPRVFADERGAFFESYNQQLFESLGLPTNFVQDNQSFSVKGVLRGLHFQNEPFAQGKLVRVISGKVMDVAVDIRPGSPTFGQYETFILDAERNNMAYIPEGFAHGFVALEDSVFSYKCTNVYSKASESGIIWNDPDLNIDWGVADPIVSDKDKVLQPLRALFPNQMA, from the coding sequence ATGGAAGTTAGAAAAACGTCGATTGAAGGGCTGGTTGAAATTTTCCCACGGGTATTTGCCGACGAACGGGGTGCCTTTTTTGAATCGTATAACCAACAGCTTTTCGAGTCGCTGGGCCTGCCGACAAATTTTGTTCAGGACAACCAGTCGTTTTCTGTTAAAGGCGTCTTGCGCGGGCTGCACTTTCAGAATGAGCCTTTTGCCCAGGGCAAGCTGGTGCGGGTCATTTCCGGAAAAGTGATGGACGTGGCCGTGGATATCCGGCCCGGTTCGCCCACCTTCGGCCAGTACGAGACCTTTATTCTGGATGCCGAACGGAACAACATGGCCTATATTCCGGAAGGGTTCGCCCACGGATTTGTAGCGCTGGAAGACAGCGTCTTCAGCTACAAATGCACCAACGTGTACAGCAAGGCGTCGGAGTCCGGCATCATCTGGAACGACCCGGACCTGAACATCGACTGGGGCGTTGCCGATCCGATCGTGTCGGACAAGGACAAGGTCCTGCAGCCGCTGCGTGCCCTGTTCCCCAACCAAATGGCTTAA
- a CDS encoding type 1 glutamine amidotransferase domain-containing protein, with product MNPAIRALIVCTNHTQYKSKPLKTGLWLSEATHFYDELSDRNIPYDIVSPSGGPVPIDERSLDLKDNTNDKWYHNPEFRRKLDNSLKPDEVNPDDYQLIYFTGGHGTMWDFPENGKLQQITQRIYENGGMVAAVCHGVAGLLNVKLSDGSTLIDGRQITGFSNMEEKLIRLDEEVPFLLEDELRRRNALYSKSFIPFLPYIEVDERLVTGQNPLSARKVGKKVMEEMYEK from the coding sequence ATGAATCCTGCCATCCGCGCACTCATCGTCTGTACCAATCACACGCAGTATAAATCAAAGCCTCTGAAAACGGGCCTTTGGCTGAGTGAAGCCACGCACTTTTACGATGAACTCTCGGACCGGAACATTCCCTATGACATCGTCAGCCCCAGTGGCGGTCCGGTACCCATCGATGAGCGGAGCCTGGATCTGAAAGACAATACGAACGATAAATGGTACCATAATCCCGAATTCCGGCGCAAACTGGACAACTCCCTGAAACCGGACGAAGTCAATCCGGACGATTACCAGCTGATTTACTTCACCGGCGGGCACGGTACTATGTGGGATTTTCCGGAAAACGGGAAACTCCAGCAGATCACGCAGCGGATTTACGAAAACGGCGGCATGGTGGCGGCCGTCTGTCATGGCGTGGCGGGCCTGCTGAACGTCAAACTCTCGGACGGCTCGACGCTCATCGACGGGCGACAGATCACGGGCTTTTCCAACATGGAGGAAAAACTGATCCGGTTGGATGAAGAGGTGCCTTTCCTGCTGGAAGACGAACTGCGCCGGCGCAACGCCCTGTACAGCAAAAGCTTTATTCCCTTCCTGCCCTACATTGAGGTAGACGAACGCCTCGTCACCGGCCAGAACCCGCTTTCCGCCCGGAAAGTAGGGAAAAAAGTGATGGAAGAGATGTACGAAAAATAA
- a CDS encoding transglutaminase domain-containing protein yields MLFLFRRRNAPVFFTLFLAFFLSEIAYSQPRNTDFGNITKADFDELASLPDTSAEAVYLFRNGRTTFIYRNSEILLQNYYHVRLFIRKKSASDRATVSVPLLYGQNGLREAVQQLNGTTYNLVNGQVVKDKLAKDAVFTDKASNDYQIRKFTLPNVREGSILEYNYVKETPFRLRHNPETWHFQTDVPVWWSEYVFEQPEYFFYKTVMRGYLPLEVNERNSISINLGGGLVSVGTGYRFVVKNAPAFSNEPFITTPKDYLSGFDFELASYRLPNMAVENMTLDWESMDRTLLENDAFGKQLNRAGILKEAAALAKAQPDTMQRLVMVYDYIRKNIKWNKESALVSAGSRKVFEKREGDAADINLMLVALLRETGFDADPVILSTRSHGKINQFYGLLRQFNYVIAHIRLPSGQTLLLDATDPFLKPGMLPEACLNGVGRLIRPKGSTFISLDPAERDMLYSSTALTLEADGALKGTFKETRSGYQALQTRHELAENGQEAFTKTNAASRSGWQTSGLQISGLDKIDEPVIIAQQVEFTDACQAAGDRLYLKPMLTEGFATNPLRAPERLFPVDFGKCLERRFFAQITLPEGYQVEQLPKATLLTLPDNGGRFQYQISQVGRTLTVSSLFSLRKPFYTTEEYASLRQMYDLVIARHAEQIVLKKETLASGK; encoded by the coding sequence ATGTTGTTCTTATTCCGGCGTCGCAACGCCCCTGTTTTCTTTACCCTGTTCCTTGCCTTTTTTCTGTCGGAAATAGCCTATTCACAGCCGCGTAATACCGATTTTGGCAACATTACCAAAGCCGATTTCGACGAACTGGCCTCCCTGCCCGACACCTCCGCCGAAGCGGTCTACCTGTTCCGGAACGGCCGGACTACGTTTATTTACCGCAACAGTGAAATCTTGCTTCAGAACTATTACCATGTCCGGTTATTCATCCGAAAAAAGTCCGCCTCCGACCGGGCGACGGTAAGCGTACCCCTCCTCTACGGCCAGAACGGCCTGCGCGAGGCTGTCCAGCAACTGAACGGAACCACCTACAACCTGGTCAACGGGCAGGTGGTCAAGGACAAGCTCGCGAAGGATGCTGTTTTCACCGACAAAGCCAGCAACGATTATCAGATCCGGAAATTCACGCTGCCCAACGTCCGGGAAGGGTCTATCCTGGAATACAACTACGTGAAGGAAACCCCGTTCAGGCTGCGGCATAACCCCGAAACCTGGCACTTTCAGACCGACGTTCCGGTCTGGTGGAGCGAATACGTTTTTGAACAGCCGGAATATTTCTTTTACAAAACGGTCATGCGGGGATATCTGCCGCTGGAGGTGAACGAGCGGAACTCAATTTCGATCAATCTCGGCGGCGGTCTTGTGTCCGTCGGTACGGGGTACCGCTTCGTGGTGAAGAACGCGCCGGCGTTTTCCAACGAGCCGTTTATCACCACGCCGAAAGACTACCTGAGCGGCTTCGACTTTGAACTGGCCAGTTACCGTCTGCCGAACATGGCCGTCGAAAACATGACGCTGGACTGGGAATCGATGGACCGCACGCTGCTGGAAAACGACGCGTTCGGGAAGCAGCTCAACCGCGCTGGTATTCTGAAAGAAGCCGCAGCCCTCGCCAAAGCCCAGCCGGACACCATGCAGCGGCTGGTTATGGTGTACGATTACATTCGGAAAAACATCAAGTGGAACAAGGAATCGGCCCTGGTTTCAGCAGGGTCGCGCAAGGTGTTCGAAAAGCGGGAAGGCGACGCAGCCGACATCAATCTGATGCTGGTGGCGCTGCTAAGGGAAACGGGTTTTGATGCCGATCCGGTCATTCTCAGTACCCGCTCACACGGAAAAATCAACCAGTTTTACGGCCTGTTGCGGCAGTTTAATTACGTCATTGCGCACATCAGGCTGCCTTCGGGCCAGACGCTGCTGCTCGACGCCACAGACCCATTCCTCAAGCCCGGTATGCTGCCGGAGGCCTGCCTGAACGGCGTGGGCCGCCTGATTCGCCCTAAGGGGAGCACGTTTATTTCTCTCGACCCTGCCGAGCGCGACATGCTTTACTCCTCCACCGCGCTGACGCTGGAGGCGGATGGCGCCCTGAAAGGCACCTTCAAAGAAACCCGGAGCGGCTACCAGGCGCTACAGACGCGGCACGAACTGGCGGAAAACGGTCAGGAGGCGTTTACCAAAACCAACGCGGCGAGCCGGTCGGGCTGGCAAACGTCCGGCCTCCAGATCAGCGGTCTCGACAAAATCGACGAGCCGGTAATCATCGCCCAGCAGGTGGAATTCACGGATGCCTGTCAGGCGGCGGGCGACCGGCTGTATCTCAAGCCTATGCTTACGGAAGGGTTCGCCACCAATCCCCTTCGCGCCCCCGAGCGCCTCTTTCCGGTCGATTTCGGAAAATGCCTCGAACGTCGCTTTTTTGCCCAGATTACCCTGCCCGAAGGCTATCAGGTAGAGCAGCTGCCCAAAGCCACGCTGCTTACCTTACCCGACAATGGCGGCCGGTTCCAGTACCAGATCAGCCAGGTGGGCCGAACGCTAACCGTTTCGAGCTTATTTTCCCTCCGGAAACCGTTCTATACGACCGAAGAATACGCGTCTTTGAGACAGATGTACGATCTGGTCATCGCCCGGCACGCGGAACAGATCGTGCTGAAGAAGGAAACGCTGGCCTCCGGAAAGTAG
- a CDS encoding group III truncated hemoglobin — translation MRDIESLADVPQFVDAFYGKVRQDAELSYLFDDVAQLDWPHHLPKMYAFWTTLIFGEAGGYKGNPMRPHLELGQKTPIRPEHFQRWLTLFYATIDELFTGEVAEQTKIRARSIATVIESRLYQNGLLADTKAI, via the coding sequence ATGCGCGATATCGAATCCCTGGCCGACGTGCCGCAGTTTGTCGACGCGTTCTACGGAAAAGTGCGCCAGGATGCCGAGTTGAGCTATCTGTTTGACGACGTGGCCCAGCTCGACTGGCCCCATCACCTGCCGAAAATGTACGCCTTCTGGACAACCCTGATTTTTGGCGAAGCGGGCGGCTATAAGGGTAATCCCATGCGCCCCCACCTCGAACTGGGCCAGAAAACGCCGATCCGCCCCGAGCACTTTCAGCGGTGGCTGACCCTGTTTTACGCGACCATCGACGAACTCTTCACCGGCGAGGTGGCCGAACAAACCAAAATCCGCGCCCGCTCCATTGCCACGGTCATCGAAAGCCGGTTGTATCAGAACGGACTTTTGGCCGACACTAAGGCTATTTAA
- a CDS encoding CpsB/CapC family capsule biosynthesis tyrosine phosphatase — MNLPFLPTSRRLASGRFQASPALQTDVFAPILPGQHDGIASLDRSIRLLRGLAASGIQKVVGTLPVMSHFYQNTSESVLETVQLVRNQLQTDRIPIQLIPAAEYYVDRGLMRLLYNQSPLLTFGDRTGRQYLLFDTGLVKAPPELENVLWAFRCLNITPIMAHPEQYLYLQKDPDYLFRLQEQGVLFQVHLLSLLGKPTVASRQLAEWMIDRGLVSFLGSGLAQEFQIPLIGHAMSLPHYYKALEMGVRNALI, encoded by the coding sequence ATGAATTTACCGTTTCTTCCCACTTCCAGACGTCTGGCGTCTGGTCGTTTCCAGGCATCGCCGGCGCTGCAAACCGACGTCTTTGCCCCTATTCTGCCGGGACAGCACGATGGAATCGCCTCCCTCGACCGCAGCATCCGGCTCCTGCGCGGCCTGGCCGCCTCCGGCATTCAAAAGGTCGTCGGCACGCTGCCGGTGATGAGCCATTTTTACCAGAATACTTCCGAAAGCGTTCTCGAAACCGTCCAGCTTGTCCGCAACCAGCTGCAAACGGACCGCATTCCCATTCAGCTGATTCCGGCCGCCGAATACTACGTGGACCGCGGGCTGATGCGGCTGCTCTACAACCAGTCGCCCCTGCTCACCTTCGGCGACCGGACGGGCCGGCAGTATCTGCTCTTTGATACGGGTCTGGTCAAAGCGCCACCCGAACTGGAAAACGTCCTCTGGGCTTTTCGCTGTCTGAATATTACACCGATCATGGCGCACCCGGAGCAGTACCTCTATTTGCAGAAAGACCCCGATTATCTTTTCCGCTTACAGGAGCAGGGCGTACTGTTTCAGGTGCATCTGCTTTCGCTGCTGGGGAAACCGACCGTTGCCAGCCGACAGCTCGCCGAATGGATGATTGACCGCGGACTCGTCAGCTTTCTGGGCAGCGGGCTGGCACAGGAATTTCAGATTCCACTGATCGGACACGCCATGTCGCTGCCGCACTATTATAAAGCGCTGGAAATGGGCGTCCGGAATGCCCTTATCTAG
- a CDS encoding 4Fe-4S binding protein: MKTSQKLGLLLFWVGFAVFVGTLTLGHYRLTDPILQKALKPEHLPLLRGRLEGMLDKPYSSNWVFVADFKAAVESLNAEYRDRQQWDKVIYDNYALPVTLASSRGSVAANAPLWFWLSIGLAIAGALLYILPEKRTLPGIKNNGLYRHPATNRGWIGISLGAFLIGFYIVLYFYPEYITNWVLLVDPISRAIGSGPATHWFLYGFLYTVAVLVMGVRMLLRYRGNRYQQIRTGSVMAFQLFFAFLIPELLVTLNYPYQDLKNIWPLDYSFFFDYRIEEKIQAGTVGVFMFVWGLALAFVAVPVLTYFLGKRWYCSWVCGCGGLAETLGDPYRHLSDKSLKAWQAERWMVHGVLVFAVVMTLLVLYSYLSGQSTVLGFLDSYSVRQSYGFFIGSIFAGVVGTGFYPVLGNRVWCRFGCPLAAYLGLVQRFKSRFRITTNGGQCISCGNCSAYCEMGIDVRWYAQRGQDVVRSSCVGCGICSAVCPRGVLNLETGPVETRRI; this comes from the coding sequence ATGAAAACAAGCCAAAAACTGGGATTACTTCTTTTTTGGGTCGGGTTCGCCGTCTTCGTCGGTACGCTGACGCTCGGCCACTACCGCCTGACGGACCCGATTCTGCAGAAAGCGCTGAAACCCGAACACCTGCCCCTGCTGCGCGGGCGGCTGGAAGGCATGCTTGACAAGCCCTATTCGTCCAACTGGGTCTTTGTGGCGGATTTTAAAGCGGCCGTGGAAAGCCTGAACGCAGAATACCGCGACCGGCAGCAGTGGGACAAGGTGATTTACGACAATTATGCGTTGCCGGTCACGCTGGCGTCCTCCCGGGGTTCGGTGGCGGCCAACGCGCCGCTTTGGTTCTGGCTGAGCATCGGCCTGGCCATCGCGGGGGCGCTGCTTTATATTTTACCGGAAAAACGAACGCTGCCGGGCATCAAAAACAACGGGCTCTACCGGCATCCCGCCACCAACCGGGGCTGGATCGGCATCAGTCTAGGGGCCTTTCTGATCGGCTTTTACATTGTCCTGTACTTCTACCCCGAATACATCACCAACTGGGTGCTGCTCGTAGACCCCATCAGCCGGGCCATCGGCAGCGGTCCGGCGACGCACTGGTTTCTGTACGGATTTCTGTATACGGTGGCCGTGCTGGTGATGGGCGTGCGGATGCTGCTGCGCTACCGCGGGAATCGCTACCAGCAGATTCGGACGGGCTCGGTGATGGCTTTTCAGCTGTTTTTTGCGTTTCTGATTCCGGAGCTGCTCGTGACGCTGAACTATCCGTACCAGGACCTGAAAAACATCTGGCCGCTGGATTACTCGTTTTTCTTTGATTACCGGATCGAGGAGAAGATTCAGGCGGGCACGGTGGGCGTTTTCATGTTTGTCTGGGGGCTGGCGCTGGCGTTTGTGGCCGTGCCAGTGCTGACTTATTTTCTGGGCAAACGCTGGTACTGTTCGTGGGTCTGCGGCTGCGGCGGCCTCGCCGAAACGCTGGGCGACCCCTACCGCCACCTGTCCGACAAAAGCCTGAAAGCCTGGCAGGCAGAACGCTGGATGGTCCACGGCGTGCTCGTGTTTGCCGTCGTGATGACGCTGCTGGTGCTGTATTCGTACCTGAGCGGGCAATCGACGGTGCTGGGCTTTCTGGATTCGTACAGCGTCCGGCAATCCTACGGGTTTTTCATCGGCTCCATCTTTGCCGGCGTGGTCGGAACGGGCTTTTATCCGGTGCTGGGCAACCGCGTCTGGTGCCGGTTTGGCTGCCCGCTGGCCGCGTACCTGGGGCTGGTGCAGCGGTTCAAATCCCGGTTTCGCATCACCACCAACGGCGGGCAGTGCATTTCGTGCGGCAACTGCTCGGCTTACTGCGAAATGGGAATTGACGTGCGCTGGTACGCTCAGCGGGGGCAGGATGTGGTCCGGTCGTCCTGCGTGGGCTGTGGCATCTGCTCGGCGGTCTGCCCGCGGGGCGTCTTGAATCTGGAGACCGGCCCGGTCGAAACGCGGCGCATCTAG